The following proteins are co-located in the Camelina sativa cultivar DH55 chromosome 12, Cs, whole genome shotgun sequence genome:
- the LOC104730903 gene encoding phosphate transporter PHO1 homolog 4-like, which produces MRFGKEFVSQMIPEWQEAYIDYAHLKTILQDIQASRKNSDSNSQNTPSFARNLTRRYNRDASVFENHDIVVNTVTRDEEEPETTTTTTTYETTFLKAGEEGGDFEVTFFRTLDREFNKVNNFYRLKVETARNEALALNKQMDALIAFRHKVMDEKKPSVFDSVSVDINGLASEAGSSSKAREHRVALADLMRNDDDTSKESILERIRMNKTREITPLSAIKTILKVHKQDELKFTRENLKEVEKRLQIAFIEFYQKLRHLKNYSFLNASAVSKIMKKYDKIAKRNAAKLYMEMVDRSYLSSSDEVHQHLLKVESIFIEHFSNSNRRQGMSLLRPKINKERHLITFSTGFFFGCGVSLIVALGLIIHARNIMGTLGQRTYMETMFPLYRFFGFVVLHMIMYAANIYFWRRYRVNYSFIFGFKQGTELGYRHVLLLSFGLGTLSLCAVLVNLDMEMDAETKDYRTFTELVPLFLLVLVIAIVLCPLNILYRSSRYVFLAVLFRCIAAPFYTVNLPDFFLADQLTSQVQALRSLEFYMCYYGFGDFRHRRRNTCTSNIGFTTFYFIVAVIPYWLRLLQCIRRIIEEKDLCHGYNAIKYLLTIIAACLRTAYTLNRGTTWNITAWVFSGVATFYGTYWDIVVDWGLLQRGCKNSFLRDKLLVPHKSVYYAAMVLNVLLRLVWLQTVLNLKFSFLHRETMVALLACLEIIRRGIWSFFRLENEHLNNVGRYRAFKTVPLPFNYEEDGDHNN; this is translated from the exons ATGAGATTTGGAAAGGAGTTTGTGTCTCAAATGATCCCAGAATGGCAAGAAGCTTACATAGATTACGCACACCTCAAAACCATTCTTCAAGACATCCAAGCTTCCCGAAAGAATTCAGATTCCAATAGCCAGAACACTCCTTCCTTCGCACGCAACCTAACTAGACGGTACAACCGCGACGCCTCGGTCTTTGAGAATCACGACATTGTCGTCAACACTGTGACACGGGACGAAGAAGAGCccgagacgacgacgacgacgacgacctACGAGACTACGTTTTTGAAGGCCGGGGAAGAAGGTGGAGACTTTGAGGTTACCTTCTTTAGAACCCTAGATCGAGAATTCAACAAGGTCAATAACTTTTACAGGCTGAAAGTGGAAACAGCGAGGAATGAGGCTCTGGCTTTGAACAAACAGATGGATGCTTTGATTGCTTTCAGACACAAAGTTATGGATGAGAAGAAACCTTCTGTCTTTGATTCAGTCTCAGTAGACATCAATGGCTTAGCTTCTGAGGCTGGATCATCTTCCAAGGCTAGAGAACACA GAGTAGCGTTAGCTGATCTTATGAGGAACGATGATGACACATCGAAAGAGAGTATTCTTGAGCGCATCAGGATGAACAAGACTCGAGAAATAACTCCTCTGTCCGCAATAAAAACCATCCTCAAGGTCCATAAGCAGGACGAGCTCAAATTCACAAGAGAGAATCTCAAGGAAGTCGAGAAGCGACTTCAGATAGCGTTCATTGAGTTCTATCAGAAGCTTCGACATCTTAAAAATTACAGCTTCTTGAACGCTTCTGCTGTTTCCAAGATCATGAAGAAGTATGATAAG ATAGCCAAACGAAATGCTGCGAAACTGTATATGGAAATGGTGGATAGGTCTTACCTCAGTAGCTCCGATGAA GTTCATCAACATTTGCTAAAAGTTGAGTCTATTTTCATTGAACACTTCTCCAATTCAAACCGGAGGCAAGGGATGAGCCTCTTaagaccaaaaataaacaaagaacgTCATCTTATAACGTTTTCCACCG gcTTCTTCTTCGGATGTGGTGTATCTCTCATAGTAGCTCTTGGTTTGATCATCCATGCCCGTAATATCATGGGAACACTGGGACAGAGAACTTATATGGAAACAATGTTCCCTCTTTACAG GTTCTTTGGGTTTGTAGTTTTGCACATGATCATGTACGCTGCTAATATATACTTCTGGAGGCGATACCGTGTGAATTACTCCTTCATCTTTGGATTCAAACAAGGAACTGAACTTGGTTACAGACATGTTCTACTTCTCAGCTTTGGTCTTGGTACACTTTCTTTGTGTGCTGTCTTAGTAAACCTTGACATGGAAATGGATGCTGAAACAAAAGACTACAGAACATTCACAGAACTTGTTCCCCTCTTTCTCCTCGTC CTAGTGATCGCCATTGTTCTCTGCCCCTTAAACATTTTGTATCGGTCCAGCCGATACGTCTTCCTCGCAGTTCTGTTCCGCTGCATCGCTGCACCATTTTACAcg GTGAATCTTCCGGACTTTTTCTTGGCAGATCAGCTAACAAGCCAG GTACAAGCACTGAGGAGTCTAGAGTTCTACATGTGTTACTATGGATTTGGAGATTTCAGACATAGACGACGAAACACGTGCACATCAAACATTGGATTCACAACATTCTACTTCATCGTTGCCGTCATACCTTACTGGTTACGACTTCTTCAGTGCATTAGAagaataatagaagaaaaagatctGTGTCATGGGTACAATGCCATCAAGTATCTCTTAACCATCATCGCAGCGTGTCTCAGAACAGCTTATACTCTAAACAGAGGAACCACATGGAACATCACAGCTTGGGTATTCTCGGGAGTTGCAACGTTTTACGGAACTTACTGGGACATAGTTGTTGATTGGGGATTGCTTCAAAGAGGATGTAAGAACAGTTTCTTGAGAGACAAGCTTCTTGTTCCTCACAAAAGCGTGTACTACGCTGCAATG GTCCTGAATGTTTTGTTGAGGCTAGTGTGGTTGCAAACAGTTTTGAATCTGAAATTCTCTTTCTTGCATAGAGAAACTATGGTGGCGCTTCTGGCTTGTCTTGAGATCATACGCAGAGGTATCTGGAGCTTCTTCAG GTTGGAGAATGAGCATTTGAACAACGTTGGGAGATACAGAGCGTTCAAAACTGTTCCATTACCGTTCAACTACGAGGAAGATGGAGATCATAACAATTAA
- the LOC104730897 gene encoding transcription factor bHLH126-like isoform X2, with protein MDPSQNLNPKGYQRQRPFSSAGEGGSSGGSGMPQETDDNKKQKKLLHRDIERQRRQEMATLFAALRTHLPLQYIKGKRAVSDHVNGAVNFIKDTETRIKELSARRDELIKETGQKYQSNPDPARTESDLPKSDPATVMVQPHVSGLEVVVSSNSSGPEALLLSRVLETLQEKGLEVVSSLTTRVNERLMHTIQVEVNSFGCIDLAWLQEKLVEDLILSTGY; from the exons ATGGATCCTTCTCAGAATCTTAATCCGAAAGGGTACCAGAGACAAAGACCGTTTAGCTCAGCCGGCGAAGGCGGCAGCAGCGGCGGCTCCGGTATGCCTCAAGAAACAGATGACaataagaagcagaagaagcttCTCCACCGCGACATCGAACGCCAAAGAAGACAAGAAATGGCTACACTCTTCGCTGCTCTTCGTACTCACCTACCTCTCCAATACATCAAG gGAAAAAGAGCTGTTTCGGATCATGTTAACGGAGCGGTGAATTTCATTAAGGACACGGAAACACGGATTAAGGAACTCAGTGCAAGAAGAGACGAACTCATTAAAGAAACGGGTCAGAAATATCAATCGAATCCGGATCCAGCAAGAACTGAATCCGATTTGCCTAAATCGGATCCGGCGACTGTGATGGTGCAACCACACGTGAGCGGCTTAGAAGTGGTGGTGAGCAGCAACTCCTCAGGTCCCGAAGCTTTGCTCCTCTCAAGAGTGCTTGAGACACTTCAAGAGAAAGGGCTTGAAGTCGTCAGCTCTCTCACGACAAGAGTCAATGAGAGGCTCATGCACACTATTCAAGTTGAG GTTAATAGTTTCGGATGCATCGACTTAGCTTGGTTGCAGGAGAAGCTAGTTGAGGATTTGATACTTTCAACAGGGTACTGA
- the LOC104730897 gene encoding transcription factor bHLH126-like isoform X1, which produces MDPSQNLNPKGYQRQRPFSSAGEGGSSGGSGMPQETDDNKKQKKLLHRDIERQRRQEMATLFAALRTHLPLQYIKGKRAVSDHVNGAVNFIKDTETRIKELSARRDELIKETGQKYQSNPDPARTESDLPKSDPATVMVQPHVSGLEVVVSSNSSGPEALLLSRVLETLQEKGLEVVSSLTTRVNERLMHTIQVEVNSFGCIDLAWLQEKLVEDLILSTGNI; this is translated from the exons ATGGATCCTTCTCAGAATCTTAATCCGAAAGGGTACCAGAGACAAAGACCGTTTAGCTCAGCCGGCGAAGGCGGCAGCAGCGGCGGCTCCGGTATGCCTCAAGAAACAGATGACaataagaagcagaagaagcttCTCCACCGCGACATCGAACGCCAAAGAAGACAAGAAATGGCTACACTCTTCGCTGCTCTTCGTACTCACCTACCTCTCCAATACATCAAG gGAAAAAGAGCTGTTTCGGATCATGTTAACGGAGCGGTGAATTTCATTAAGGACACGGAAACACGGATTAAGGAACTCAGTGCAAGAAGAGACGAACTCATTAAAGAAACGGGTCAGAAATATCAATCGAATCCGGATCCAGCAAGAACTGAATCCGATTTGCCTAAATCGGATCCGGCGACTGTGATGGTGCAACCACACGTGAGCGGCTTAGAAGTGGTGGTGAGCAGCAACTCCTCAGGTCCCGAAGCTTTGCTCCTCTCAAGAGTGCTTGAGACACTTCAAGAGAAAGGGCTTGAAGTCGTCAGCTCTCTCACGACAAGAGTCAATGAGAGGCTCATGCACACTATTCAAGTTGAG GTTAATAGTTTCGGATGCATCGACTTAGCTTGGTTGCAGGAGAAGCTAGTTGAGGATTTGATACTTTCAACAGG AAATATCTAA
- the LOC104730901 gene encoding ATP-dependent Clp protease ATP-binding subunit CLPT1, chloroplastic: MASYTLSFIPLTLSNPRIFVSRQNGSFSSSSSSSRIPLTSSLLGKKLLVTQPSRHSFVSKHRCLTSASTVLNVPTAQPENGSSDKIPKWSARAIKSLAMGELEARKLKYPSTGTEAILMGILVEGTSTVAKFLRGNGVTLFKVRDETISLLGKSDMYFFSPEHPPLTEPAQKAIAWAIDEKNKSAVDGELTTAYLLLGIWSQKDSAARQILEKLGFNEDKAKEVEKSMNEDVDLSFKKQGQ, encoded by the exons ATGGCGTCGTACACGCTATCGTTTATCCCTTTGACGCTCTCTAATCCTCGGATCTTTGTTTCCAGACAAAATGGATCTttctcctcttcgtcttcttcttctcggatTCCGCTTACTTCTTCTCTGTTAGGTAAGAAGCTTCTGGTGACACAACCGTCGCGCCACAGCTTCGTCTCCAAGCACAGGTGCTTGACCTCGGCCAGCACAGTCTTAAACGTCCCAACTgc gcaaCCAGAGAATGGTTCTTCGGATAAGATCCCAAA ATGGTCAGCGAGAGCTATAAAATCACTTGCAATGGGAGAATTGGAGGCTAGGAAGCTCAAGTATCCAAGCACTGGTACTGAAGCCATTCTCATGGGTATTTTAGTCGAAG GCACTAGCACAGTTGCTAAGTTCCTGAGGGGGAATGGAGTCACACTTTTTAAGGTGCGAGATGAGACAATAAGCCTGCTAGGTAAATCAGACATGTACTTTTTCAGCCCAGAGCATCCACCTCTAACTGAACCAGCTCAAAAGGCCATTGCCTGGGCCATTGATGAGAAGAATAAATCAG CTGTGGATGGTGAACTAACCACGGCATACTTGCTTCTGGGGATTTGGTCTCAAAAGGATTCAGCAGCCCGCCAGATTTTGGAGAAGCTCGGGTTCAACGAAGATAAAGCCAAAGAAGTTGAGAAATCG ATGAATGAAGATGTCGATTTGAGCTTCAAGAAACAAGGTCAATAG
- the LOC104730899 gene encoding receptor-like serine/threonine-protein kinase At4g25390 has protein sequence MPSRSFLAPAPATLSPSQDKTTRNISGAGAGFSFFLALSVCFCKFSRKRSSSSSSPPPAENVSSSTRKPPPREFSYSTLRRATGSFSPANKLGQGGFGVVFRGTISGGENVAVKVMDSGSLQGEGEFQNELFFASKLDSPHVVPVLGFSHDRKRRRLLLVYKLMGNGNLQDALLHRRCPELMDWNRRLLVAVNIAEGIEHLHSLEPPVIHGDIKPSNVLLDHLFSAKIADFGLARLKPEQVEISVAPERDGGDGSMVEEVESVATNVTGFEDFNFGLVDQSPESVVAKVPGSVSGSPETTTVVSVSPEDGGGSVVIKKGKEVESKEWWWKQEGNVERGKVKEYVMQWIGSEVKKERPSSMDWIEASSKKLEKKTSKRLDWWLSLEEEDEKKKKKKKKRRMVREWWKDEYRRELSKKKKKKKEKNTLESEFCSDDGSSSVSQWRRGSGSSIDWWLDGLSGDKWSRGRGNSHDSVSGEIAKSCGVSSTPSMRGTVCYAAPEYCNLDNNVSEKCDVYSYGVLLLVLISGRRPLEMTGSASEIQRANLMSWARKLARRGKLVDLVDQKLQNLDQEQAVLCIKVALLCLQRFPVSRPSMKEVVGMLKGEVSLPELPTEFSPSPPFKTTRKQHR, from the coding sequence ATGCCGTCACGTTCATTCTTGGCGCCGGCTCCGGCGACTCTATCACCATCGCAAGATAAGACAACTCGAAACATATCCGGAGCCGGCGCcggtttctctttcttcttagcTCTCTCCGTCTGTTTCTGCAAGTTCAGCCGGAAacgttcatcatcatcatcatcacctccgCCGGCGGAAAACGTTTCCTCTTCCACTCGGAAACCGCCGCCACGTGAGTTTTCCTACTCGACTCTCCGTCGCGCAACCGGCTCTTTCTCGCCGGCGAATAAGCTAGGTCAAGGCGGATTCGGCGTTGTATTCCGAGGAACTATCTCCGGCGGCGAGAATGTAGCCGTCAAGGTAATGGATTCAGGATCTCTCCAAGGAGAAGGTGAGTTTCAGAACGAGTTGTTCTTCGCCTCCAAGCTTGACTCGCCTCACGTTGTCCCTGTCCTTGGCTTCTCACACGATcgaaaacgacgacgtttgCTTCTTGTCTACAAGCTCATGGGTAATGGTAATCTCCAGGACGCTCTGCTTCACCGGAGATGCCCTGAGCTTATGGATTGGAATCGGAGACTTTTGGTTGCTGTTAACATTGCGGAAGGGATTGAGCATCTTCATAGTCTTGAACCACCTGTGATTCATGGTGATATTAAGCCTAGTAATGTTTTGTTAGATCATCTCTTCTCAGCTAAGATCGCTGATTTTGGTTTGGCTAGGTTAAAACCAGAGCAAGTTGAGATCAGTGTTGCGCCGGAGCgtgatggtggtgatggttCTATGGTTGAAGAAGTAGAGAGTGTTGCAACTAATGTGActggttttgaagattttaacTTTGGGTTGGTTGATCAGTCGCCGGAGAGTGTTGTTGCTAAGGTTCCTGGTTCTGTGAGTGGTTCGCCTGAGACGACTACGGTTGTCTCTGTTTCCCCTGAGGATGGTGGTGGTAGTGTGGTGATAAAGAAAGGTAAAGAGGTTGAGAGCAAAGAGTGGTGGTGGAAGCAGGAAGGTAATGTTGAAAGAGGGAAAGTGAAAGAGTATGTGATGCAATGGATTGGTTCTGAGGTTAAGAAAGAGAGACCGAGTAGTATGGATTGGATTGAGGCGTCAAGTAAGAAACTTGAGAAGAAGACTAGCAAAAGACTTGATTGGTGGCTTTCATTggaggaagaggatgagaagaagaagaagaaaaagaagaagcggAGGATGGTTAGAGAGTGGTGGAAAGATGAGTATCGTAGAGAACtctctaagaagaagaagaagaagaaggagaagaatacGTTGGAATCTGAATTTTGTAGTGATGATGGGAGTAGTAGTGTGAGTCAATGGAGGCGTGGTAGTGGTAGTAGCATAGATTGGTGGTTAGATGGGTTAAGTGGTGATAAGTGGTCGAGAGGACGAGGAAATAGCCATGACTCGGTGAGCGGTGAGATAGCTAAGAGCTGTGGAGTTAGTAGCACGCCGAGCATGAGAGGAACCGTGTGTTATGCAGCTCCTGAGTATTGTAACTTAGATAACAACGTGTCTGAGAAATGTGATGTTTATAGCTATGGTGTTCTGTTGTTGGTTCTGATTTCTGGGAGACGTCCGTTGGAGATGACGGGATCTGCTAGTGAGATCCAACGGGCAAACCTTATGTCTTGGGCTAGGAAGCTGGCGAGAAGAGGGAAACTTGTTGATCTTGTGGACCAAAAGTTGCAAAATTTGGATCAAGAACAAGCAGTGTTGTGCATTAAGGTTGCTTTGCTTTGTCTGCAAAGATTCCCGGTTTCACGACCGTCGATGAAAGAGGTTGTGGGGATGCTTAAAGGAGAAGTAAGTTTGCCGGAGTTGCCTACTGAGTTCTCACCATCGCCACCTTTCAAAACTACGAGGAAGCAGCACCGTTGA
- the LOC104730898 gene encoding transcription factor bHLH118, with protein sequence MNDLPEKRGRPSKKLRVSSDQNMERILHKEVEKQRRLEMASLYASLRSRLPLEFIQGKRSTSDQVNGAVNYIEYLQRNIKDMSSKRDDLILLYGRSIGSSNEQSWNEISNHVVIRPCLVGVEIVFSILQTPFSSVLKVLRERGLCVLGCISSNVNDRLIHTLQAEVNDMALIDLADLKVALTLMK encoded by the exons ATGAACGATCTTCCAGAGAAGAGAGGAAGGCCTAGTAAAAAATTGAGAGTTAGTAGTGATCAAAACATGGAGAGGATACTACACAAAGAAGTTGAGAAACAAAGGAGACTAGAAATGGCTTCTCTTTACGCGTCTCTCCGCTCTCGTCTCCCTCTTGAGTTCATCCAg GGAAAGCGTTCGACGTCAGATCAAGTGAACGGGGCAGTGAATTACATAGAGTACTTGCAGAGGAATATCAAGGACATGAGCTCCAAGAGAGATGACCTCATTTTATTGTATGGACGAAGCATTGGGAGTAGTAATGAACAAAGCTGGAATGAGATTTCGAATCATGTCGTGATTCGTCCGTGTTTAGTCGGCGTAGAAATCGTGTTTAGCATTCTCCAAACGCCGTTCTCAAGCGTTCTGAAAGTGCTTCGTGAACGCGGTCTCTGTGTTCTTGGCTGCATCTCCTCCAATGTAAATGATAGACTCATTCACACTTTACAGGCTGAG GTCAACGATATGGCTTTGATCGACTTAGCAGACCTTAAGGTTGCACTTACCCTAATGAAGTAA
- the LOC104730900 gene encoding zinc finger A20 and AN1 domain-containing stress-associated protein 10-like — protein sequence MMTANETEALLCAGGCGYYGNREKNNLCSLCYKQSVLEQQSAAPLRFELETPPTSSPVAAEEPVGKRRCGICKRKVGVLGFKCRCGHMFCGSHRYPEEHSCPFDYKQSGRVALATQLPLTRADKLQRF from the coding sequence atgatgACTGCGAACGAAACAGAAGCATTGTTATGCGCCGGAGGCTGTGGGTACTACGGCAACCGAGAGAAAAACAATCTATGCTCTCTCTGCTACAAACAGAGTGTTCTCGAACAACAATCGGCCGCGCCTTTAAGATTCGAACTAGAGACTCCTCCTACGAGTAGTCCCGTCGCTGCTGAAGAACCGGTCGGAAAACGAAGGTGCGGTATATGTAAGAGGAAGGTAGGAGTGTTGGGATTCAAGTGCAGATGCGGACACATGTTTTGCGGGTCACATCGGTATCCGGAGGAGCATTCTTGTCCCTTTGATTACAAACAATCTGGACGGGTCGCCTTGGCCACACAGTTGCCTTTGACTAGAGCTGACAAGTTGCAAAGGTTTTAG
- the LOC104733310 gene encoding gibberellin 20 oxidase 1-like: MAVSCVTKSLEEEDRPKLGLGNIQTPLIFNPSMLNLQPDIPNQFIWPDDEKPSINAPDLDVPLIDLQNLHSSASPSSSLQASTLISEACKKHGFFLVVNHGISEELISDAHVYMSRFFDMPLSEKQRVLRKPGESCGYASSFTGRFSTKLPWKETLSFRFCDGETSPKTVQDYFSDALGHEFEPFGKVYQEYCEAMSSLSLKIMELLGLSLGVNRDYFREFFEENDSIMRLNYYPPCQKPDLTLGTGPHCDPTSLTILHQDHVNGLQVFVENQWRSIRPNSKAFVVNIGDTFMALSNDRYKSCLHRAVVNSESERKSLAFFLCPKKDKVVKPPRELLDSITSRKYPDFTWAMFLEFTQ, translated from the exons atggCCGTAAGTTGCGTAACTAAATCTCTAGAGGAAGAAGACAGACCTAAACTAGGCCTTGGAAACATTCAAACGCCATTGATCTTCAACCCTTCGATGCTTAACCTCCAACCCGATATCCCAAACCAATTCATATGGCCAGACGACGAGAAACCTTCCATCAACGCTCCTGATCTCGATGTTCCCCTCATCGATCTCCAAAACCTTCACTCATCTGCTTCTCCCTCTTCCTCTTTACAAGCTTCCACACTTATCTCTGAGGCCTGTAAGAAGCACGGGTTCTTCCTCGTGGTCAATCACGGCATCAGCGAGGAGCTTATATCAGACGCTCATGTCTACATGAGCCGCTTCTTCGATATGCCTCTCTCCGAAAAACAGAGGGTTTTGAGAAAACCCGGCGAGAGTTGTGGCTACGCTAGCAGTTTCACGGGACGCTTCTCCACCAAGCTTCCATGGAAGGAGACCCTTTCTTTCCGGTTTTGCGACGGCGAGACAAGCCCAAAAACCGTTCAAGATTACTTCAGCGATGCGTTGGGACATGAGTTTGAGCCATTTGG gaaggTGTACCAAGAGTATTGTGAGGCAATGAGTTCTCTGTCACTGAAGATCATGGAGCTTTTGGGGCTAAGTCTAGGCGTAAACCGAGACTACTTTAGAGagttttttgaagaaaatgatTCGATAATGAGACTAAATTACTACCCTCCATGTCAGAAACCAGATCTTACATTAGGAACAGGACCTCATTGTGATCCAACTTCTCTTACCATCCTTCACCAAGATCATGTTAATGGCCTTCAAGTCTTTGTCGAAAATCAATGGCGCTCTATTCGTCCCAATTCCAAAGCCTTTGTGGTCAATATCGGAGATACTTTCATG GCTCTATCGAACGATAGATACAAGAGCTGCTTGCACCGGGCAGTGGTGAACAGCGAGAGCGAGAGGAAATCACTTGCATTCTTCTTGTGTCCCAAAAAAGACAAAGTAGTGAAGCCACCAAGAGAGCTTTTGGACAGCATCACATCAAGGAAATATCCTGACTTCACATGGGCTATGTTCCTTGAGTTCACTCAG
- the LOC104730902 gene encoding protein trichome birefringence-like 18 gives MAFGSPRNSIFAAGFPRKVSTIAIAIGGLASFFVFGLLLRLSYPNSSSVGGVFYGIGTPEQVEAPLILSNHTVKGLRKSSDVINAFDSNPPPDSSSGSPDVVSKNLPPPDFDSDRQVEKQPLTQEKEDKVSLDTTEKINNVPSDEGEANDTKAEETPSASSSPPHDDDSETASQEPECDLYQGSWFYDPGGPLYTNNSCPVLTQMQNCQGNGRPDKGYENWRWKPSQCDLPRFDARKFLELMRGKTLAFIGDSVARNQMESMLCLLWQVETPVNRGSRKMQRWYFKKSSVMIARIWSSWLVHQFNEKFDYAPEGVTKLKLDLPDERIMEAIPKFDVVVLSSGHWFAKQSVYVLKDEIVGGQLWWPDKTKPMKVNNVDAFGISVETILKSMATHPNYSGLTIVRTFSPDHYEGGAWNTGGSCTGKEEPIVSGKLVKNGFTEIMHEKQATGYKQAVDKVADNLKPKLKLMDITEAFGYRHDGHPGPYRNPDPNKITKRGPDGRPPPQDCLHWCMPGPVDTWNEMVLELIRRDIEGTKRKSSST, from the exons ATGGCTTTTGGTTCTCCTAGGAATTCTATATTCGCCGCTGGATTCCCTCGGAAGGTGTCTACTATTGCCATTGCCATTGGCGGATTGgcttcgttttttgtttttggtttgttgctTCGTCTTTCGTATCCAAACAGTTCTTCAGTTGGTGGCGTGTTTTATGGAATTGGGACTCCTGAACAAGTTGAAGCTCCTTTGATTTTGAGCAACCATACTGTTAAAGGCCTTCGGAAGAGTAGCGACGTCATCAATGCGTTTGATAGCAATCCGCCTCCTGATTCTAGCTCAGGCTCACCGGATGTCGTTAGCAAAAACTTGCCACCTCCAGATTTTGATAGTGATAGGCAGGTGGAGAAACAACCGTTGACACAAGAAAAAGAGGATAAGGTTTCTTTGGATACAACTGAGAAGATTAATAATGTTCCGTCAGATGAAGGTGAAGCCAATGACACCAAGGCTGAAGAAACTCCAAGtgcatcatcatctcctccacATGATGATGACTCTGAAACTGCGTCACAAGAACCAG AGTGTGATTTGTATCAAGGTAGTTGGTTTTATGACCCTGGAGGACCTCTGTACACGAACAACTCTTGCCCTGTCCTGACGCAGATGCAGAACTGCCAGGGCAATGGAAGACCTGACAAGGGATATGAGAATTGGAGATGGAAACCGTCTCAGTGTGACCTTCCTCGATTTGATGCCAGGAAATTTCTTGAACTAATGAGAGGCAAGACACTAGCCTTTATAGGAGATTCAGTAGCTCGAAATCAGATGGAGTCCATGTTGTGCCTTCTTTGGCAG GTTGAAACACCAGTCAATCGAGGGAGCCGAAAGATGCAGAGGTGGTATTTTAAGAAATCATCAGTAATGATTGCCCGTATATGGTCATCTTGGCTGGTCCATCAGTTCAACGAAAAATTCGATTATGCTCCTGAAGGTGTCACAAAACTAAAGCTGGATCTACCTGATGAGCGCATAATGGAAGCTATCCCGAAATTCGACGTGGTTGTCCTCTCATCAGGGCACTGGTTTGCAAAGCAGTCTGTCTACGTATTGAAAGACGAGATCGTGGGAGGCCAATTATGGTGgccagacaaaacaaaaccaatgaaAGTCAATAACGTGGATGCATTCGGAATATCAGTTGAAACAATCCTTAAGTCCATGGCTACACACCCGAACTACAGCGGTTTGACCATTGTGAGAACATTCTCACCTGATCACTACGAAGGTGGTGCTTGGAACACAGGTGGTTCATGCACCGGGAAAGAAGAACCCATCGTTTCCGGAAAACTAGTGAAAAACGGATTCACAGAGATAATGCACGAGAAGCAGGCGACGGGATATAAACAAGCTGTGGATAAAGTCGCAGATAACTTGAAGCCAAAATTAAAGCTGATGGATATTACAGAAGCATTTGGATATCGCCACGATGGTCATCCTGGTCCGTACAGGAACCCTGACCCGAACAAGATCACTAAAAGGGGACCAGATGGACGGCCTCCGCCTCAAGACTGCTTGCACTGGTGCATGCCAGGTCCGGTCGATACATGGAACGAAATGGTATTGGAACTCATAAGGAGAGACATCGAAGGCACGAAAAGGAAAAGCTCATCAACTTGA